One Candidatus Kaelpia imicola genomic region harbors:
- the ilvE gene encoding branched-chain-amino-acid transaminase, with protein sequence MKIYLNGDFVKKEDAKVSVFDHGYLYGDGVFEGIRAYNGLVFRLDQHLDRLYSSAHTIMLKISLTKEEMKEALLETLRVNDLKDAYIRLIISRGEGDLGLDPRKCKSSTIVMIADKIALYPQEFYEKGLEIITVPTRRNTIETVNPQVKSLNYLNNIMAKIEAVHCGYEEAIMLNNEGYVVECSGDNIVILSESKLYTPSDHIGALKGITQAVVVKLAEKMGIGIVREVFSRHDIYNAQECFLTGTAAEIIPVVKVDGRAIGSGKPGKVTLQLIQSYRDLTKREGISAY encoded by the coding sequence GATGGTGTATTTGAAGGAATAAGGGCATATAATGGTCTGGTCTTTAGATTGGATCAGCATTTAGATAGGCTCTATAGTTCTGCTCATACTATCATGCTTAAGATCTCTTTGACTAAAGAAGAGATGAAAGAGGCTCTTTTAGAAACATTGAGAGTCAACGATTTAAAAGATGCTTATATCAGGCTTATTATCTCTCGCGGCGAGGGGGACTTAGGTCTAGACCCGAGAAAATGCAAAAGTTCAACTATTGTTATGATTGCAGATAAGATTGCGCTCTATCCGCAGGAGTTCTATGAAAAAGGACTTGAGATTATCACAGTTCCTACAAGGAGGAACACCATTGAGACTGTCAATCCTCAGGTTAAATCTCTTAACTATCTTAACAATATCATGGCTAAGATAGAGGCTGTTCATTGCGGATATGAAGAGGCTATTATGTTAAATAACGAAGGCTATGTTGTAGAGTGCAGCGGAGACAATATCGTTATACTTTCTGAGTCTAAGCTCTATACCCCTTCTGACCATATCGGCGCTTTAAAAGGCATAACGCAGGCTGTAGTTGTAAAGTTAGCCGAAAAGATGGGTATCGGTATTGTGCGGGAAGTCTTCTCAAGGCACGATATCTATAATGCTCAGGAGTGTTTTTTAACAGGTACCGCTGCTGAGATTATCCCTGTAGTCAAGGTTGATGGCAGGGCTATCGGGTCTGGTAAGCCAGGAAAGGTCACGCTTCAGTTGATTCAAAGTTATAGAGATCTTACTAAGAGAGAAGGTATTTCAGCTTATTAA
- a CDS encoding UvrB/UvrC motif-containing protein: MVCDICAEKEATVHLTEIINGKVTELHLCEDCARKKGTQMEQHFGISDLLSGLADLSSSLEVKEDPGLKCANCGMSYNDFKKSGRFGCSECYGAFKKYIPSLLKRIHGSTKYVGDIPKTGEFKVVRDELQQLRKELQSAIEKEEYERAAEVRDEIKKLEKKRTKKDEK; this comes from the coding sequence ATGGTTTGTGATATTTGCGCTGAGAAAGAAGCCACGGTTCATTTAACCGAGATAATAAATGGCAAAGTTACAGAGCTGCACCTCTGTGAGGATTGTGCCAGGAAGAAAGGGACGCAGATGGAGCAGCATTTTGGGATCTCAGATCTCTTATCCGGACTTGCCGATTTAAGTTCCTCTTTAGAGGTAAAAGAGGACCCCGGTTTAAAGTGTGCTAATTGCGGGATGAGCTATAACGATTTTAAAAAATCAGGGCGTTTCGGCTGCAGTGAATGCTACGGGGCTTTTAAAAAATATATTCCCTCTCTACTTAAAAGAATACATGGTTCTACTAAATATGTTGGAGATATACCTAAGACTGGTGAATTTAAGGTTGTCAGAGACGAGCTGCAGCAGCTACGCAAAGAGCTGCAGTCGGCAATCGAAAAAGAAGAGTATGAGAGAGCGGCTGAAGTAAGGGATGAGATAAAAAAGTTAGAGAAGAAGAGAACAAAAAAAGATGAAAAA